The window TTGAGTTGAGTATTTGTGTTTTTCAGCTACTATTTTTCCTGTTGTTCAAAAGCAGCATCAGCTTCTTGTGACTTTGCTTTTATGTAATGCGGCTGCAATGGAGGTGAGTGATTTCATAGCAAGAACATGCACGGGTTTCTCATACAGTTTCTTTACTAAAGTTAGTCGTAGCTTGATTAAAATTTCTTTATAAAgtcacaacaacaacatactagtgaaatcccacaagtggggtctagggtgtacgcagaccttacatCTATTGTGAGAGGTagagagaggttgtttccgatataCCATCGGCTCAGGAAAAGCATTTTCAAAACAATGAGTAAAAAATTGTGGTAAAAATACTGTAGAAAGGGAAGGAAAAGTACTGCCAGCAAAAGTAGTAAAGATACCCAAATAAAAGAaactacaataataataataatttgaagAATAAGACGGTAATAGGGTAATAATAATGATGCTGACAAGCACAAGGTGGAGCTAATAGGGTGAATGTTTCCACTGGGTGTACTCAGTGACGGATGTAGTGTATTGAATGCGTGCTCAACCGAACCCAAAACTAGTTATTTTTGTTATGAAATGTATATATCATATgtgaaaaatactaaaatttcAACAAATGTTAAATTTTGAAGccataattttaaaagtacaACGAGTTTCGTCTTAAGAACCTTAAGATTGAATCCATTTGTCTCTAAGCAGGGGCGGATCCAACAGTTCAGCTACCATAGCTTTTATTCTAGACATGGATTTTTAGTATAAAATTCACCGAAATTGCTGAAAAAATTGAGCTATGAACCCACAACTCAAACAAGGTAATGCGTTTCAGTGGTTGAAACTGACATCTTGAAGCCATAGAATTAAAATACTGGATCCGCCTCTATCTCTAAGAATATTATAATAATATCACACAAATACATTGCATGTTTATTTTGGCTATTTTCCGCAATGTGTTGTATTTTGATCAGTAACATTTATAAGTGATACAGTTTCTGTTATGACCATGGTGCAGGCTCTTCCGATATACTTGGACAAAATTTTCCATCCAGTTGTTGCTGTTATTCTCTCTGTTACTTTTGTTTTAGCTTTTGGTGAGGTAAATTGACTTCCACCCACTGTATAACTGCAAGACAAGTGTTTTTGGACTGGGAACTCTAATGATTTCTTTGCTTTTTCCTTGATGATTTAGATTATTCCACAAGCTATATGCTCTCGGTATGGGCTGGCAGTAGGCGCAAACTTAGTGTGGCTTGTTCGTGTTCTTATGATCATTTGCTATCCCATTGCTTACCCAATTGGAAAGGTAAGTTTTAGTTTTCCTGCCGCCACTACTAGTACATGTTGGGTAGTCTACCCCTGTTTTCCTATTTGGATCTTGCTGCACCTTACTTTGGATCTTTTTCAGTTGTGGCATATGTTATAACATCTGGGGTTATAGTGGTCAAAGTACCATAAAGGAAATGCAacctttttgttgttgttggtatcaAAGAATTCTTTTGATCTTTATGTCAGCACAAATGATATGTCTAACTTTTTTAACTATGTGCCTTTATAAGTATTGCTTGTCAATTTCTATCCAAAAATAGAAAACTATATTGCATATTTGCATGTAGATTGCATCCCTCGTAGGCATTAATGTACtggttcaaagttcaaattgtgGTCTAAGCTGTCATGGCAGAATCGAGATCTTATAATACTGTGGCGAGAAAAGATCAGAATTTTCTGCTACAGTTAATATACAGTGTCTAATTCAAAGGGGTCATGCAGTCGATACCTTttttacaattcaaacaatttccaTGTGAAGTACTTAccggaagaagaagagaaaaagaaaatatagaacTTGTCCGTGAAATCATCACCTTTAGATGTTGAAATTGATATGGCTTAGGTTCTGGACGCTGTATTGGGACatcatgatgctttgttcaggcGAGCTCAGTTGAAAGCCCTTGTTTCTATTCACGGTCAGGAGGTAATCATTAATCTCTCTGAATTGGTGTTCATTTTCAGAAGCCTGAAGTTGATTTGGCTGATGTTCATTGCCAATGTTTCGCCTTCTCAAAACTATCATTATTATGTGACATTTTCCTGAATATGGTGACACTTCTCCATTATAAGTGAGTTAATATTGTTATGAAATAACACTATATTCTTATTTCAAGTTTAGGCTGGTAAAGGTGGCGAACTCACGCATGATGAAACTACTATTATTAGCGGAGCACTGGATTTGACAGAAAAGGTTGGCAAAAGGATATTCCCGTCAGTATTTTTTCATTTTACTTCTGTCCTTTGTCTTTTGATCTGGATAGTTTTTGATAAAGCATCTGCTTCGGGCAATCGGGCAAAATAAGACTTCTTAGAGTGACACTGGCCTTCTCTGCTTTCTTAAGATAATTTGGCTTCAAATGGCTACTCCCGTTGTTCCATGTTATATGATGGTGTTTGACTGGGCACATAgtttaagaaaggaagaaagatttTTGCACATATCCTTAGAACGTGTGGTCTTAAACATGACATTAAATTTTAATGGCAATAAGAGCATGCCATTAAGGGCATAATGGGAAATTTAAAGAGTTTCCAAGTATAAAAAGGTTTCATTTTTTTGGCACAAATTACAAAGAAAGAGTGTCATATAAAATAACAAAGGGAGTAATAAACAGATTGTCACAAGTTCATGCAAGTTCCCAATTCATGTCACCCTGATGATTTCTTTCTGTCTTCTAGTAACTTCAGTCAGATATACTCTCACAACTTATAACAACAATGGTTTAAGTTTTCTCAATTATGTGCAGACTGCTGAAGAGGCTATGACGCCTATTGAATCAACCTTTTCCCTTGATGTCAATTCAAAGTTGGACTGGTGAGTTTATGACGGATTGAGTTCCATTTTCTCATGCTAACTATATTGGTGTGGGAAGAattcttttcttcaaaatgactatTGTTTGAGCAAGTTTCGTTCGTGACATGTCGATGCCTCTCATTCTTCATGATTTTAATTCCTTCTGAAATGGTACATTGACAAGGAACTCAAGCATGCTGTTTTATTTCCTTTGTTGCTAAATTCTGCATCTATTGTCCAATTGCTTGAAAACTTAAGAGGGTCATAACAAAATCCATACATAGTAGCAGATTTATTCTTCTAGAGAGAGAGCAACTGAAAGTTCTGCTTTTGCATGAACTCCAAAGCTATAACTGAAGTTTCAAGAGAGGATTATAAATATAACAGAGATCACTCAAGATGCTTAAGAAACTACAATCACTTTCTTTGAGGTACAAATTGAAGCTTGAACTACTGTTGCTATTTTTGGTCCttgacacccccccccccccagctaCACACACAAAAACCCACCCACCCAAAGAAAAAGTGAGAAGTTTGTGGCAAGGAACTGTTTTCCCGAGGAGAGACAGATTTTCTTTATCTAAGAAGCTCCTCTTATTCAGGGAAGCAATTGGGAAAATCCTGGCACGAGGTCATAGCCGTGTTCCTGTTTACTCTGGACATCCGAAGAACATTATTGGACTTCTACTGGTTTGTGTGAATTCAGATctcaaaatatttcattttctatGCCTCTGTTGGCGATTTAATAAGAATCATCTTCCCTTTTTGCTTCTACGGGATACAGGTAAAAAGCCTTCTCACGGTGCGTGCTGAGACAGAGACCCCCGTTAGTGCTGTTTCCATCAGGAGAATGCCTAGGTACATTATCTGTTGATTTTTGATGTGGGGTAGCTGAGAAATATATACTCACACATAAATGTTTCAGGGTACCAGCAGATTTGCCTTTGTATGATATTCTCAATGAATTTCAAAAGGGGAGCAGTCATATGGCAGCTGTAGTGAAAGTAAGCAAGAAAAGCTACAACCTTGCTTCTGATCCAGCTGTTGAAAATGGCAGAGGAAACAAATTTTGTAATGGGGACTCACAGTTAACTACACCATTACTGTGCACGCATGATGAAAAGTCAGGCACCATAATTATAAATGTTGATAAGGTCTCAATGCAGAATCAAGAAGCTAAATTACCCTCTTTGCATCAAAATGGTGTAGAAACGAATAAATCAACATATCTACCAGAAGATATTGAAGAGGGGGAAGTCATTGGCATCATTACGCTGGAAGATGTTTTTGAAGAACTCCTGCAGGTAATCTGCTTCTTCATTGTCTTCCCAGTGTGTACCTTATGGAATATCTTATTGCTTGCAACTAATTGCAAGTTCTCAAGTGAGGCTTCTGAACATCCTGTTCTCCCACCTCTAAAATGGGTTAAAATATCATGAATTGTCATTATCTAACTTTacctttttataaataaaaaaaagaattttcactATCCAATTAGACTTATCTTCCTTTTGCTGAATACTTTTTTTCCAACTTTGTCAATATCTGAATCAACATCCTACTTTTGACTGGATTCTTCATGGATGCAGGAGGAAATCGTGGATGAGACTGACGTCTATGTTGATGTTCACAAAAGGTCTTAATTACTTTCTAAGTTGTCTGTTTTTGGATGATAAATAGTGTTCACTGTTATAATGGTCACTAGTAGCATTGCTGTATGGTTCTAAGTTGTTGACTTTCTCTTTTTGGTACAATCTGTATTTTAGAATACGTGTAGCTGCTGCAGCTGCTGCTTCATCCGTTGCTCGAGCACCGCCTGCTAGGAAAGCGACAGGTCAAAAGGCTTCGGTAAGTCTCAAACAATCTCTTCTGATATTACCTCATGTAGAGATGAAGTGTTATTGCATGTTGGAATTTTTTGTCAAATCTCTATCACATTAGTGTACGTGTTCTG is drawn from Nicotiana tabacum cultivar K326 chromosome 22, ASM71507v2, whole genome shotgun sequence and contains these coding sequences:
- the LOC107822000 gene encoding DUF21 domain-containing protein At4g14240-like isoform X2, which codes for MGSLMNVVAIALAAGRKTKRPFGVDDQDIEFGNPWWFVYAGISCFLVLFAGIMSGLTLGLMSMGLVELEILQRSGTSTEKKQAATIFPVVQKQHQLLVTLLLCNAAAMEALPIYLDKIFHPVVAVILSVTFVLAFGEIIPQAICSRYGLAVGANLVWLVRVLMIICYPIAYPIGKAGKGGELTHDETTIISGALDLTEKTAEEAMTPIESTFSLDVNSKLDWEAIGKILARGHSRVPVYSGHPKNIIGLLLVKSLLTVRAETETPVSAVSIRRMPRVPADLPLYDILNEFQKGSSHMAAVVKVSKKSYNLASDPAVENGRGNKFCNGDSQLTTPLLCTHDEKSGTIIINVDKVSMQNQEAKLPSLHQNGVETNKSTYLPEDIEEGEVIGIITLEDVFEELLQEEIVDETDVYVDVHKRIRVAAAAAASSVARAPPARKATGQKASGGQAKQGRTQKKSVEG
- the LOC107822000 gene encoding DUF21 domain-containing protein At4g14240-like isoform X1; translation: MGSLMNVVAIALAAGRKTKRPFGVDDQDIEFGNPWWFVYAGISCFLVLFAGIMSGLTLGLMSMGLVELEILQRSGTSTEKKQAATIFPVVQKQHQLLVTLLLCNAAAMEALPIYLDKIFHPVVAVILSVTFVLAFGEIIPQAICSRYGLAVGANLVWLVRVLMIICYPIAYPIGKVLDAVLGHHDALFRRAQLKALVSIHGQEAGKGGELTHDETTIISGALDLTEKTAEEAMTPIESTFSLDVNSKLDWEAIGKILARGHSRVPVYSGHPKNIIGLLLVKSLLTVRAETETPVSAVSIRRMPRVPADLPLYDILNEFQKGSSHMAAVVKVSKKSYNLASDPAVENGRGNKFCNGDSQLTTPLLCTHDEKSGTIIINVDKVSMQNQEAKLPSLHQNGVETNKSTYLPEDIEEGEVIGIITLEDVFEELLQEEIVDETDVYVDVHKRIRVAAAAAASSVARAPPARKATGQKASGGQAKQGRTQKKSVEG